Proteins encoded together in one Papaver somniferum cultivar HN1 unplaced genomic scaffold, ASM357369v1 unplaced-scaffold_119, whole genome shotgun sequence window:
- the LOC113330828 gene encoding uncharacterized protein LOC113330828 — translation MGKVLGTPIVVDQRTLNLEYGNFASVLVDVDFAKHIPSRIKITAGGRTFWQYLEIPRAPKFCMKCCIIGHNDDECRRQTKGDDNSSKADTTAKGDSSKGWQTARNRRQRKGKNAENFPGGEVEENAIGVEETNQLENELASSEAVFHAASVALEKAKQALAEKGVLASRLPVGEIGTSAKSVGSGELARTNHSITDKTNASSSSPFETSGRKGCDVVVDNIENLSRYKAINENACVLSPNKFNVLSAELGLDSVQQSNEQREESSDEEITPEKASSGVRGSKWSDIPVEQPKKSRKPVRIRISNDQKSTSQQSTNKESKSDSETEINDLGIRVRKGFSPVILKRNSDRIPDASNNSKNIVS, via the exons atggggAAGGTATTAGGCACTCCCATTGTAGTTGATCAGAGAACTCTTAATCTAGAGTATGGTAACTTTGCCTCAGTTTTGGTGGATGTGGATTTTGCGAAGCACATTCCTAGTAGAATCAAGATTACAGCTGGGGGACGTACTTTCTGGCAATATTTGGAGATTCCACGGGCTCcaaaattctgtatgaagtgctgcattaTTGGGCACAATGATGATGAGTGCAGGAGGCAAACTAAGGGTGATGATAACTCTTCAAAGGCTGATACTACAGCAAAGGGAGATTCTTCCAAAGGCTGGCAAACTGCTAGGAATAGGAGGCAGCGTAAAGGAAAGAATGCTGAGAACTTTCCTGGTG GTGAAGTAGAGGAGAATGCTATTGGTGTGGAGGAAACCAATCAGCTTGAGAATGAGCTAGCTTCTTCTGAAGCTGTTTTTCATGCAGCGTCTGTAGCTTTAGAGAAAGCAAAGCAGGCGTTAGCTGAGAAAGGAGTATTAGCTAGTAGGTTACCAGTGGGTGAAATTGGAACCTCAGCTAAGTCAGTAGGGAGTGGTGAATTGGCTAGAACTAATCACTCTATCACTGATAAGACTAATGCTAGCTCTTCTTCTCCTTTTGAAACTTCAGGAAGGAAGGGATGTGATGTTGTGGTGGACAATATTGAGAATTTGTCTCGCTACAAAGCTATTAATGAGAATGCTTGTGTGCTTTCTCCTAATAAATTCAATGTTTTGTCTGCTGAGTTGGGGTTGGATTCTGTGCAGCAATCCAATGAGCAAAGGGAGGAGAGTTCAGATGAAGAAATCACTCCAGAGAAGGCTTCGTCAGGTGTTAGGGGGTCTAAATGGTCTGACATACCCGTGGAGCAGCCAAAGAAATCTAGGAAacctgttaggattcggatttctAATGATCAGAAAAGTACTTCTCAACAAAGTACAAATAAGGAGTCCAAGTCTGATTCGGAAACTGAGATCAATGATTTGGGAATTCGAGTTAGAAAGGGATTCTCCCCAGTTATACTTAAACGGAATTCTGATAGGATTCCTGATGCTAGTAATAATTCAAAGAATATAGTTTCCTGA